A segment of the Babylonia areolata isolate BAREFJ2019XMU chromosome 20, ASM4173473v1, whole genome shotgun sequence genome:
tgatgttgttgctgttgatattgaCGGttagctgatgatgatgttgttgatattgacggttagctgatgatgatgatgttaatactGACGGttagctgatgatgatgttgttgttgatactgacggttagctgatgatgttgatgacgctGTGGTTACAGACGATCAGCTGATGATCATGTTGGTGTTGCTGACACTGTTGATACCGACTGTTAGCTGATGGCGATCTTGttgatgctgtttatactgaaggttggctgatgatgttattgtgtTTTTGCATACTCTTTTGATACGGAAGGTTagctgatgatgctgttgatgttgatgataacaatgataacgatgattctATTGCTGATGCTGTTAACATTGTTGAATGGGTCGCTTCGCTTTTCTCCAGACCCACAAAACGGGATCCCAAACGCTGACCGCTATCCTCAATCGCTACGCGCTGGCCCATAACCTGTCTGTGGCCGTGCGGAAGAAGCTGTACGGCCACGAGGCCCGACTGAGGAACGGGTGGATCCCAGACCTACGTCCGCTGCCCCCCGGGGTGCCCCACTACGACATGATCACGGACCACGTGCGCTTTGACGAGAGATGCGTCAGGCACTTCCTACCCAATGACACCGTCTTCGTCAGCCTGTTGAGGGAACCGTTGGATCAGTTCGTGTCTAGCTTCTATTTCTACAGAGACGTTTGGCGACGTCCCAAATTGCTGAGGATCCCTGGTGagttttttttggttctgttttttttgttttttgctgccccaacatctgcaccatttccagtggcattactcccacgccgctcgtttagattccccccatacacagccacacccgggttcgtccgtcacagttccagcgtcggcagtccgcagggaaccatcaatgttaggtcgccaggaggccgcacaccagaggagaccctgcactgctgccgagtcacttcggggGTGTTCGGTatagtacctgttctgatttgacgtacttaggacaccacctgataacccccttactgacgacaataatggctttgtcacggagccagactgagtgagcgtctcccccagagtggagaccgccaccacgtcccgccaacgacagtcccccgtgaatcctgtttttttgtggggtttgtgtgtgtgtgtgtgtgtgtgtgtgtgtgtgtgtgtgtgtgtgtgtgtgtgttttttgtttttttgtttgttttgtttttgttttgtttttttggtttttttgggttttttttgtgtgtacgtgtgtgtgtgtggggggggggggggaggggggattttgtgagtttttgtgtttgtgtttttcaatAGTTCTTCTGTTATCAttatcctttttttgttgttgttgttgttgttgttgattagatattgttattattgttgttattaatatttttctctgtatgttttagttgttattttcattcatttctttatttgtttgttggttggtttatttgtttatttatctattctagtttattttgttttccgcgttggtttacgctgctggataggcatctgcttagcagacgtggtgtagcatatatgggtcAGTCCAAACGCCGTGACACCTCCTTAAGCAACTTAAATgaactgatttcttttctttttttaattccttaaCTGGCATTTCTTTaataacttcttttgctaagcatggaggtTATATCTATGGTGCACTTAGATTTGGTGCAGCTagcaaaaagggaaattaatctgtaattaatgctagggaagttaatttgtttttaactgatctttctcgtcttaaacattacattttgaaattatgcttaACGATACATAGaaaagcttttgtgttttactctcagtgtacagggcttccactatgttcattcgcccaagtggtcttttcggaaaatactaaaatcaataccatGAGTGGattttaacgacctgttggctgaGTCCTGAAGGTCAAGGGCAAAAATTAAttacgtacacatatttatacatgttcaaagcgcgtgctcatattcctcgcgaccGCGaaggacattttgtttcaagtagttggcCTGCCCGTTCACTTTCCTGTCAGCCAAACtgcaaacttatgtcaatctgtgataaaagccGTGCACTGGGCCTGATACGAAAactacacaaaaaaatacaatgcaatgccagtGAGGTCCCAGGCAGTGAGAAAATTACtttgacatacatgtgtgtaattaggtgggggggggagggggggggggggggggttgtgttagaatagaataggatacaTCGTGGGGAATATTTCCCCCACTGTCTTGGATATTCAGTATACAATGTTTGAGTGTTTCAGGGCCCGATCCTGTGTCGACATACCTGTCCAACATAACGCACTGGGACACTAATTACGGCTCTCTGACCAACAGCCAAACACCCTATGATTTCGGCCTGGAATTCCAGTCCCTGCAGGACCCGGACTACCTGAAGACCTCCATCACGTACCTGTCCAGGGTATTCCACCTGGTCCTGCTGACGGAAGCCTATGACGAGTCCCTCGTCCTCCTCAAGAGGACCCTGTCCTGGAAGCTCCAAGACATGCTGTACGTGAAAATAAACGTGGGCAAGACCCGTCCCCCTCACAGCTTCACGCCACACCAGAGGAACGAATTCGAGAAGCACCGGAAAGCGGAGTTCGCCCTGTACAGACACTTCCGGTCTGTGTTTTACGACAAGGTCCGGGCAGAGGACAATACGTTCCCTGAGGAGGTGAGGGTTTTCAAAGCCATGCGGGGCAAGGTGGAGTCCTTCTGCAAGGAGGGCATCGCCACGTCCCTCAAGAGGCAGGAGCTGAGGGTGGAAGGCACCCGGTTCAGCGAGAGGTTCCGCGTGTCGCTGGAGGACTGTCGGCTGTTGCTGAGGGAGTCGTCATCAGTGAAGGACATCTGGTTTGAAAAGCTGATGCTGAACAGACTGCAGGACTGGAGCGAGACTTGGCAGTGGGAGGAAGACAGGAGATCTGGGTATGGGGTGCTGTTTGAGAGCTAGGCATAGGGTGTCAGCTTCAATTGTTAGCTTCAggttctcgaggaggcgtcactgtgttcagtcaaatccacacacgctacgTCACATCTGCCTGGCAGACTGGCTGATCGGCAGCACAGTGACCCAACGCACtcgttcattattattattattattattattatgattatcactattattactttattattattattattatttagttcttttttttctttctttttttttgtacgcctatagttgacttcatcaagtttttgcgccttaaacatattattattagtagtggtagttctttttttatgtatttatctcttttttttcttttttttaattgattttattttttctcaaggcctgactaagcgcgttgggtcacgctgctggtcaggcatctgcttggcagatgtggtgtagcgtatatggatttgtccgaacgcagtgacgcctccttgagctactgaaactgaaactgaaactgaactcagtcaggccttgagtgcatgcattacaTCGCAtacttgtctgcctctctgagtgaatttcttctgcagaattctaCCAGAAGACAACaccgcttttgttgccatgggtccctattctctctctcagtgcgccaatttcgtgctgcacacgggacctctgtctattctctctctctcagtgcgccaagtgtgtgtgatgcacacgggacctttgtctattctctctctcagtgcgccaagtgcgtgtgatgcacacgggacctctgtctattctctctctctctctcagtgcgccaagtgtgtgtgatggacacgggacctctgtctattctctctgtctctcagtgcgccaagtgtgtgtgatggacacgggacctctgtctattctctctgtctctcagtgcgccaagtgcgtaatgcacacgggacctctgtctattctctctctcagtgcgccaagtgtgtgtgatgcacacgggacctctgtctattctctgtctcagtgcgccaagtgcgtgtgatgcacacgggacctctgtctattctctctctctctctctcagtgcgccaagtgtgtgtgatgcacacgggacctctgtctattctctctctctcagtgcgccaagtgcgtgtgatgcacacgggacctctgtctattctctctctctctctctcagtgcgccaagtgtgtgtgatgcacacgggacctctgtctattctctgtctcagtgcgccaagtgtgtgtgatgcacacgggacctctgtctattctctctctcagtgcgc
Coding sequences within it:
- the LOC143294649 gene encoding galactose-3-O-sulfotransferase 2-like, whose translation is MGRFAFLQTHKTGSQTLTAILNRYALAHNLSVAVRKKLYGHEARLRNGWIPDLRPLPPGVPHYDMITDHVRFDERCVRHFLPNDTVFVSLLREPLDQFVSSFYFYRDVWRRPKLLRIPGPDPVSTYLSNITHWDTNYGSLTNSQTPYDFGLEFQSLQDPDYLKTSITYLSRVFHLVLLTEAYDESLVLLKRTLSWKLQDMLYVKINVGKTRPPHSFTPHQRNEFEKHRKAEFALYRHFRSVFYDKVRAEDNTFPEEVRVFKAMRGKVESFCKEGIATSLKRQELRVEGTRFSERFRVSLEDCRLLLRESSSVKDIWFEKLMLNRLQDWSETWQWEEDRRSGYGVLFES